The genome window TAAAGAAAACCAAATTATACGGATAGGTATTTGAATGGGAGCAatcattatttaaagatgctccatcgccgacagaccataaatgatactcatcaatTGAACAACAAtgttatgtctaattaacacaaaaaataatataaaataatttattttgcttttggtgcaagcgcagtcagaacttcattctatatagaacatagtgccacggatttttttcgggatgcaattaattatttcaaatatttttatcttgcagtaaaattagaagctcaaactttccaatggtggtaatggtgtaaagtaagtaacttttgtaagtgaagaaaaatatcaaatcgtctgatcctgtttttgatagtgaaaaaataccatttgtcagcggtggagcatctttaagatttatTGCAGATATTATATTTTCGCGTTTAAAATAGTAAATTTtattcatacaaatatatattgaacGATTCGGTTTGTGTTACTTATATAAGGACTCAAAATCTTTCCCGTTTGATGATAAATGTACGCTGATTTATCTGTATATGGGAAacatatcattataatgtaGGAATAAAACCGTACGCAGGTCGTTAGTATGATGGCTGATTTCGGCGACAATGcgtcatgcgacagtgtgtttgttgcaTAGAGCATGTCGTACCATCGCCCCTGCCCTAGGCGCATTATTGCTTTGTCGCATGGCGAAGTGTCGCACTATTGCTCTTCGCTTGGCGCACTGTCGTATGGTCGCTTTAAGCTTGGCGCATTTTTGTATGACCCATTGTCGCTTGGCGCATTATCGACAGTGTGTCACATTGCACATTGTTATACCTCtataatttctatataaactctaaTGTCAAcaatgccaataaatgaactaTTCCGTCGAGTGGTCCAAAGATCTGTTGAAATGTGCTGTTGGGCGggagtgacgtcacacctaCAATTGGTGACGTCAATGCAAGtcaatgggtataacaaaacagtaatcgactgggttttcggacaacagatgatttgttgaacCCTCTGACAAAATGATGCCCACGGCATTCATTCGGCCTCGGGCAACAGTCtgtcttcgggtccaacaaatcatctgttgtcCTCAACCCCAGTCAAACACTGTATATTGTCGCTCTTTGTTTGGCTCACTGTTGCATGGCGCGCTGTAGCTCTTTGTTGGCGCCTGTCGCAGGTAGCTGTCCAGATATTATATTGAGCAATACACGCTAAGATGGTTACATCCAATCATATCCAACCAAATAAATTACGACATTATTAGTCagatttagaaaaataattattgctCCCCTTTAAATATGTATACCGCTTATTGTAAATAACCCTTTACAGACGTAACCCTAATCAACCAACTAAAGAAAAGTGCATATATCAATACAAGCCCGATCTATAGATATAACTGTTCTACtaattgtatgtaatgttttccGATACTGTATTATAAATTTACCAGACGACAGGCATACGACGTTAGATCTGGTCTAGAGAAATATGGtctatatcaaacaaaattGGTCAGAAcattaataaattttaaatcattaagTAAATAGTAACACGACTATCAAACATTAAACTTTGTATCTTCCTGTATAATAACTTGTCAATATCAGTAttaacgattttttttcttgagtTTAAGTATTTGAacaacatttattattttaccaTTGATCTATACATTAACTGCAAATGAATAGATGATGCATGCAGTGCTGTATTTATTCAGAATATAGGgtttttagattttttatcaatattgaaataatgattCTATTGAACAAAGAGTTAACCAAAGAAAGGATGTTAAAAGGAAATCAATTCAAGTGCTTACTGATTCAACTTTGAAATTGAATatggaaatattttgttaaacaaaTACCGAAAGTCTTTAACTCTTCCTTAATGAATGGATTCATTGAATATTTCAAATCGACAAATCCTCAGCAGgattaaaattatttcatattaaaaaatagAAGGTATTGCTTTTGAAATGATCTGAATATTCAAAGATCCTCCACTACTGACAGAGCATAATTGTTTATAGTAtctatcatttgaacaacaattgtgCATATaagtcaaaaatatatatacatttattaaaataaaaaaaaatgcttttgttGTTTGCAATTAGTACCTTATTCCATAAATGTCTTAGTGTCATGGATtattttgggatgcaattaaatattttaaatacttttagaAGGGAAATAAGAAGCTGAAACTTCtcaatgatggtaatagtgtaaagtaaacttttttgacaattttttgcaaattttttgtttaaaaataccATAGAGTGCATTCTTGAACAAAACTTACATTTCTTCTAAAGATGTATCGGAAGTGCATACATATAACAGTCAATCGTATAattgttcaaggatgcgctctatggtatttttagacaaaatcttcacaaaaaaaaaaaaaaaaaaaaaaaaatagtcaaagTTTGGATGGCTAGCACGGCAACTACAgctacaaaatttgaaaagatcGATTACAGTTGAATCAgagatatactttatatttcaaatacaacgATTTCAACAACataataacagttttgaaaatgtAATGGATTAGGGGGCCAAAAGGCCAAACTACACAAAGTTTTTAATTTGTctcttttttctatgaaataatTACAGGCACGTCGATATATCAACCAGCCTGAGGCGAATTCATAAATGGTGACgtcatttatttctttattggctgaataaaaataaagtaatttttaagtcAGTGAAAATGTTCGTTATAGGAAAAAATGTGCTTGGTTTTTATAAGTTGCTGTCGAAAGTTCGTGTCCAGCCTGTTACCGGGCAGTGCTTACCTTTGTTAGCTCTAATGAAGCATAGGACGAGAAACCAGGGGATGCAAAGAATCCCTTCTCTGTGTCGGGTTCTTCATCTGGGTCGTGGACTACAATCTGTATTAATAAGATAGAAAATGTACTCAAAATCATCCGAATAAACAGAATATACGAGTAGAAAAGGCAAAATTAGACGAAGTTTGTAAGACATGGAGAAAGTCATACCAAAAGTTCATTTTACAAGTGTTGATACACGATACTGATATACCTTAGAGAACATTAAAAACATAACGGAATGGTATTGACGAGTTCACAATTTGTAAATTAATTAGCCAGAATGTCATTTCAATGCATTAGtgtgtttttaatattgttttttgtcAATCAGTCGCTGGTgacatttgaaatgaaatacatttggagaaaacaaaaaatatttacctTCATTCCCGCTCCCATGTTGTCACTGTATACGTATTCACCTTGATTCACCATGATGTAAAATGCGAGTGACTTTGTACTTCCGGTAGAAGTTGTAATCAGAGAACCATTTTTCTTGATATATTCTCTGCTGTTGAACGTAAAGCACAATCCCATGTCAGTCAATTTTGGAACCAACACATCTTCACACTCTTGCACGACATCCTTCATATCAACACAGGCGCCGAAGAAGTCATACACCGTGCTTGACACATTATAAATCCAGCCGTCCGGAATAGGATTCGAAAGGTTACTGTAGTAAGGATGGTCATAATCGATTTCAGGTACGAAATCCTTCATTCTACTCAACGTAAGAAGATAATGGTCCATAACGCCGTCAGGTTTGAGGGCGGATCTCTTGTAGGGTGAGAGATTACAGAAGGTAATGGAGGGGAAGGACAGCTCATTCACCAGTTCCACCTTGATGTTGGATATCGTTGAGTGTTCTATGTACTTGTTAAAAAGGTCGACACAAGTGTATATCAACAATCCACCCATGCAAAGTAACGCCACAATCCAGATCAcactgaaaaacaaaaatatcatctaAGTATAAAGTACAAGAATGAGTTTGCATATGGACCCGTCCGGGGATAGGTTTAGGCAATTTTACCCAAGGTCAAAATCAGCAGTTATTTCAGCAAGACAGCTGATAGCCAATGCCTTTTGTCTAGCGAGTATTCACCATTCCAACCATTCACTGCCAACTAAAAACATTTTGGGTTCACATAGTTTCAAACAATATTTAGCATTACATTAAAGCCTCAAGAAATGTCCTCCtctttgtttaaaatatttgtgtaaTATACAGTTGATATTGTCTTTCGAGTATCGGTcgtattttaataatttaaagaaaatggaTTCAGAATTGAACTGCATATATGAAGTGCATcaactattatatatatttttcacaaaCAATGATTTTTGTGATTATCCTAGAaacatatagggattggatttcgcttttatgttaaccatgcttgtatggagcaattcctctaagaatatattctatggggcgcgttatcgccccatattgaatatattcttagatgaattgctccatacaagcatggttaacataaaagcgaaatccaatccctacaTTTACACTCACATggcattttttatttatattttatacaataaaatcgtcatttaaatgtgacgtaattattcaataaaagtcggtcaaaagtgggaggaacttactcaattgaacagcgaataaTGACTCTTCacataaggtagaattattcatccgcgacgacaaaaaattcagtattttattgtaaaataaacatgacaaacaaagttaatttcagagataattctATTTAATCTGATCagaattttcaatatatattcaattttgctaaaagttaatatatagcgtaataacataaagaatttgaacacggccacatgtgtaaactcggtgaccgttattgtgcagcgaggagaagctgacgcacgcttacacacttgagtttgccgaagttgtcaaaacaccgattttcaagtagctcaatgtgtttcaGATGTCGTCTGAcctgacgatattacatccttgggatccatgtgattatataatctacgtttagatccatcgccatcgatagatgaaacaaattcacttgtgttcgatggatacaatgtatttgtggtgacgcataactgtcaacacgtggattactagcggtgcatgttcgataatacacatgattaaattctcaaagaacaaagacaagaggatatgtttataactgacctctatcagagggtctcacgcccgtccaccccaaagactcgatcgtaggacgaacatactcacagaggtaatgtttacatttgacaccatcatttttaacaaaaatgaatgcACGTCGCCCCgttcgggatatttttccgtttctttatacaattgtacaagttacatataaatataaaacatgtttatattgtttacatttttccaaaattctataaaaaacaacaatatacacgtaatgttgcgtcaaaatgtaaataaagccatgtgtttcttttaaaaaagtagtccttttacgttgcatagcacattttcatacgcaagttcaaagttcaatgttaccatgcagttatggtaaacaaaatcggctagtattagcgtatagtgaccaagcctagcaagtgtaaatatatcgCTATTGCCCCAACGCCAGGCGGTATGTTGCCACGCCTCGTTTTCGCACACGCAAGTGTACATATTCAATGTCGGAAAAAATTAGCGTACACAATGCAATCATGTGatgtttgattgacagctggcgaacCATCAATTAAGATTAAATGCAAAAATGTCGAGGAGAACGCTAAAAAAACCTAATATGAAGGAAGCCaaatagtacatgtaattatatacaatgtaagttTACTATTTGAAGGAAAATAGCACCATTTGTGTAATGCAAAATCTTAGCTTACATAGATCATAGTAATTACTGAAAAACAACTTACTTATATACCTAACaactttttactttttttctcagCAGTTAATTTTCCCGAATTGAATTCGGCCGTGCAAATAATGAACTGGTTTACAGTGCGTATTAAATGTTGTCTCTTAAGCTACAAAGGTgtaaaatttactttttgaTACATCATTGCCGATTGAAAGCGGGgtttaaaactttattttccCGAATTGAATTCGACCGTGCAAATAATGAACTTGGTTTACAGTGCGTATTAAATGTTGACTCATAATCTACAAACGTGTAAAATTTACTTCTTGATACATCATTGCCGATTGAAAGCGGTTTAAAACTTTATTTCAACATGAATCCACTATTTTTTTTAGTTCTTATACTAGCATTGCGTAATGTCTTGATAATCGTTAACTTTCCATAAAACTCGATTCTTGCTTTGTGATAAACCTATAGTCACACATAGGGATATTAAAAATATCGGTTTCAATAAAGATGGAAAATATGGTGAATATGAATGTTATTATAGCATGCAGCCATTTGATACACAAATTCATTTGAAAGAGTAAGCAAACAACAAACCAAGATACAAATGTCAATTGGTTAACATCTTCCTAGTGTCATGCAGTGTAGTCTTAGTCAAGTATAAAAAAAAGTACATGATCTACACATAAAAATTGTATGTAATATAGCTGGTTCCGATTTTTGACACTTatgtcaaaaactgacttaaatTATATCTTTTCATATAGGTTAAAGAAGGAGAAAAGCTTAAGCTTTGACATAAGTCTGtatttttgtttcgagaaatcggcacctgttttaaatgtaaaaatatcacataaaacaCTTATCGTGATATAACTGACTCTTACAAATGTTTAGTTttacaacattgtgattttcatttttggataAAGACGTTTGCCTTATCGTCTCGTGTCGATATTTTCATCTTTTAAAAAGTTGTTTACACATCAATTAGTAtacttttcattgttttatttaattccTTCTGATAAGGAATCGACCTACCTCCAGGATATTAAAGAgataaagttaatttttagaaaaaaattcaaacttaCCCCCGGAGTTTGTACTTGTGTATATCGCTGGCATATTTCAGTCCGTGCATGGTCGTATTTGACCGGAATGTTTGCCACAATCCCTGAACATTCGTATCTGGTAGATATGGACTCTCTTGTGACGTCTTCTCCTGGAGAGGTGGTTTTGCGGGTACTGCCATCATGATGTCCGTCCGGTACTCCAGAGGTACAACAGTTGCTTCCGGGGGTGGAAGCGGCTCTGTCACGGAATAAACTGGAGGATCACCCAGAGGGGAAGGTGTTTTCCTTGGAGGTTTCTTTTGGGAGCTCATTTTCCTCATGATATTGTTTACGGCCGGTTTTACTTTGATCTTCTTCATTATTGTTTCGTCACACTATTCCGAACtcgtttgttttcatttttgaattAAGGAGTCCAAATACATAGGAATCCTTCATCCGTGTATTATACTATGGTTTGTATCAATGTTTAAGATCCCCGAAGAAACAAATAAAGAGAAATGTTTCAGATGTTATCGGTAACGTTTTGTATAAGATGCTTACACGTTAGTCGCTATACCTGTGAGTGACTGATACAGTGCCGTGCGATCGGGTACCCCACCGATAGATCAATACTGGGTATAGACACAAGCCTGTACCATCATTGTGGAAACGTCACTGGACAATTAATTAATGGAAACGAATAAACGGGTAGCCTTTCACTTCAAACAGTCATTGCTTATAGTTCCCAGGTGTATCCGTAGTGTCGTTATAATGCTATAAcgttatataaacaaaatacttGTTTTAAATGACATCCAATGCAAACATTGTCACAATGAGTA of Argopecten irradians isolate NY chromosome 7, Ai_NY, whole genome shotgun sequence contains these proteins:
- the LOC138327544 gene encoding acid-sensing ion channel 1A-like — translated: MKKIKVKPAVNNIMRKMSSQKKPPRKTPSPLGDPPVYSVTEPLPPPEATVVPLEYRTDIMMAVPAKPPLQEKTSQESPYLPDTNVQGLWQTFRSNTTMHGLKYASDIHKYKLRGVIWIVALLCMGGLLIYTCVDLFNKYIEHSTISNIKVELVNELSFPSITFCNLSPYKRSALKPDGVMDHYLLTLSRMKDFVPEIDYDHPYYSNLSNPIPDGWIYNVSSTVYDFFGACVDMKDVVQECEDVLVPKLTDMGLCFTFNSREYIKKNGSLITTSTGSTKSLAFYIMVNQGEYVYSDNMGAGMKIVVHDPDEEPDTEKGFFASPGFSSYASLELTKYKYMPYPHKSMGGGYCLDTKDASFKHELIYHETYSRKACLRECKYKFLISKCGCQAPTDFGSERTCTMREHAECYYVYSAQYANNMTLQNDCQCKTPCEFNTYGASVTTAYFPSVPNDWFFQQMGFQDMRSNFMEVRIFFDTLSYLNVEYQAEYDLEKIVATLGGQMGIFLGASLLTLSELVEFLVMAALVCCKRFTRRRR